In Deltaproteobacteria bacterium, the genomic stretch ATGTTCGGATCTTTCCTTCTTTGGAGGGTGGCTTCGGTCCATAGGGTTCCGGACCGCCCAAACGTTTGAAATCGGGAATAATGGTGAGGCTTGGCAAGTGGAGGTAGCGTTCGACCTCTTCACGAGAATGCAGCCGGCTATCGAGATATTCCAGGAAGAGCGCAACGCCGACGCCGACAAAGAGCCCAAAGAATGCACTCATCATGAGGCTAAGGAACTTTCGCGGATATGAGGGATTTCTAGGCGACTCTGCAGCATCGATCACCGAGGTATTCGAGTCGTGCAGTTCTGCCGCCATGCCAATTTCTTTGATCCGCTGGAGAACGCTGTCATACAGTTGGCGGTTCGTATCCACTTCACGCGCGAGAATGGAATACATCACCGAGACATCTTTAAGACGCAACGCTTCGGTCTTCTGCTCCTCCATTCTGGCCCGCAGCTCTTTTTCCCTGGTAGCAGCGAGCGTATAGGTAGATTCAAGGCTTCTTATCGCCGTGCGCATCTCTTCTTGCAACCGTCGGCGCGTGTCAGCGATCTGGGCTTCGATCTCTACCACGCGCGGATATTCGGGTTTGAACTGCACAATCAGTTGCGAGCGGTCCTTTTCCAACGTCATGAGTTGCTGCTTGAGCGCTTGCACGAGCGCGTTGTCCACGACTCCAGGGAGCACGTCATAATCGCCCTTACGAATGAAGGGGATTTGCGCTTCGAGGGCAATGCGCTGCGTTTCCGCTTCGGTCAGGCTTTTATTCAAATCGGCCAGCCGTGCCGCCGCCAGATCGTCTTTGTCATCGAACGAAATGACTCCTTTGTCCCGGCGATACGCATTCAGCGCCGCCTCCGACTTTTCCAGCCGGTCCTTTAACTCAACCAGTTTATCTTCCAAAAAACTCTGAGCTTCCTCGTCTGTACGACTAAGCCGTTCTACCCCCTGGCGCATATAGATGCGTGCGTGCGCATTGGCCAAAGCGGCGGACAATTGCGGGTCTGGTGTGCTAATGGCGATCTTCACCAAACTCGTCCTCGGCACCGGGAGGATTGCGAGCATGCCGAGATATGTACCCACGAGTCTATGCGCAGCTTGCGTGTCGCGGGCAGCTACACTCGACAATGCCGAGGAAAGATCTTCCGCTTGTCCTGATGCTCCTGGAGACACAGCAGGGTTAGGACTGTCCTCGGAAGAGGGTCCCCCACCACCACCAATGAGCTTCTCGAACACCTGTGTCAGGAATCCTTGCTTACGGCTCTTTCCAGAGAAGAGTTCCTGGCTGTCCAGGCGTTGCTCTTGAATTACCTGAAGGGCTAACCCTCGGCTTTTGAGAATTTCATACTGCGTACGGTAGTACGTATCGTCCGGTCCTTGTTGGTCGGCGATGGTCCCGTTGATGGCCAGCGCTTGCGGAGCTTTCCTTTCGATCAAGACCGTCGCCGTCGCGGTATAGATGGGCGTCGCGGTTAAGAGATACAGCGAGGCCAACAGCAAAGCGGTCAAGAAACACGCCACAATCAGACGAGAGTGCTTCTTGAGTCTTCTCCAATACTCCCACAGATCGAAAGCGCCCTCTTCCTCTAGTCCCGGGGCGTCGGGAAATGGAAATCCGTCCGCGGGGATAATCTCGGGACGTTTGACGTCGGCAGAGAGTGCTTTCATGGGTTGCGTCGGTTCTCGGATGACTAGTAGTCGGAGCGAATGTTTACTCCGAATCCGATTCGGATCATACTGGCCAGAAGGTTGTACATGCCATAGGGAACGACTTTCGCCTGGGAATAGGGGACCTCGATGAAATCCCCGGCTTGGACGGGAATGTCTTGCGCTTCTCCCTGTTTTATCTTTTCCACATCGATCATGATTATGCTTTGGGCTCCGGTTTTGTCGGAGCGAAGAATTTTGACCATCGTAGCATCGGCAGCGAAAGATAACCCTCCAGCAGCAGTAATCGCTCTGGTCACAGTCGACTCGGGCGAGATCTTGTAGGACCCTGGCC encodes the following:
- a CDS encoding polysaccharide biosynthesis tyrosine autokinase, which encodes MKALSADVKRPEIIPADGFPFPDAPGLEEEGAFDLWEYWRRLKKHSRLIVACFLTALLLASLYLLTATPIYTATATVLIERKAPQALAINGTIADQQGPDDTYYRTQYEILKSRGLALQVIQEQRLDSQELFSGKSRKQGFLTQVFEKLIGGGGGPSSEDSPNPAVSPGASGQAEDLSSALSSVAARDTQAAHRLVGTYLGMLAILPVPRTSLVKIAISTPDPQLSAALANAHARIYMRQGVERLSRTDEEAQSFLEDKLVELKDRLEKSEAALNAYRRDKGVISFDDKDDLAAARLADLNKSLTEAETQRIALEAQIPFIRKGDYDVLPGVVDNALVQALKQQLMTLEKDRSQLIVQFKPEYPRVVEIEAQIADTRRRLQEEMRTAIRSLESTYTLAATREKELRARMEEQKTEALRLKDVSVMYSILAREVDTNRQLYDSVLQRIKEIGMAAELHDSNTSVIDAAESPRNPSYPRKFLSLMMSAFFGLFVGVGVALFLEYLDSRLHSREEVERYLHLPSLTIIPDFKRLGGPEPYGPKPPSKEGKIRTSNGSGRSAKEQAFANGVHGKAPTVGDLVLHHHAFSPVAESYRTLRTSLLLSRAEAEPKVVLFTSAMEGEGKTSTVINAAIIFAQLGLRVVVLDADLRRSRCHEMLSMEKGLGLSELLAGRREVHQVIKPTAVDNLFLVTGGATPPNPAELLYSRKMRETLAMLRDEFDCVFIDSPPVMPVSDPLLLATMVDGVVLVVNGQATPRKLVREACSRLDYVQAKILGVVLNQVDIQREGYDYYYGYYAPQYSDGEAVERPLGQGTDANGWNRET